A window of the Pangasianodon hypophthalmus isolate fPanHyp1 chromosome 12, fPanHyp1.pri, whole genome shotgun sequence genome harbors these coding sequences:
- the LOC113547487 gene encoding C-type mannose receptor 2-like, protein MKNCLFLLVFYTGVISIVSRKYYLIQQEKTWSDAQAYCRATHTDLAIIKTNDDMVQLQNEAQRQQFSSSAWIGLYNDVNSWHWSFGNEPLGSVTYWESGEPNNWGGHEECVMITRSGWYDSRCTETHPFVCFDDSKTGSDRLIYISKTMTWLEAQSYCRQHHTDLASARDTTENSDIVGLVPDWTWIGLFRDSWKWSDQCNASLIIWMSGQPDNKLGKENCGYLNNGQAADALCSDIMPFFCYSETTKQQIVRMKIQSSQDVNNLAVKAAILEQIEHELKDHGMSENITVKWREQLDGVVFHKQKEGNKTRK, encoded by the exons ATGAAGAACTGTCTGTTTCTACTCGTGTTTTACACAG GAGTCATCTCCATCGTCTCTCGTAAGTACTATCTGATCCAGCAGGAGAAAACATGGAGTGATGCTCAGGCTTACTGCCGggccacacacactgacctggctATCATTAAAACTAATGACGACATGGTCCAACTTCAGAAcgaagcacagagacagcaatTCAGTTCCAGCGCTTGGATTGGACTCTACAATGACGTCAACAGCTGGCACTGGTCCTTTGGAAATGAGCCTCTGGGAAGTGTGACATACTGGGAGTCAGGAGAGCCTAACAACTGGGGCGGACATGAAGAGTGTGTTATGATCACTCGGTCGGGTTGGTATGACTCGAGATGTACAGAGACACATCCCTTTGTCTGCTTTGATG ACAGTAAAACTGGCAGTGACAGGCTTATTTATATCTCTAAAACAATGACATGGCTCGAAGCTCAGAGTTACTGCAGACAGCATCATACAGACCTGGCCAGTGCGAGAGACACTACAGAAAACTCAGATATAGTGGGACTGGTTCCTGACTGGACTTGGATCGGTCTGTTCAGAGACTCCTGGAAATGGTCAGACCAGTGCAATGCTTCTCTCATCATCTGGATGTCTGGACAACCTGATAATAAACTGGGGAAAGAAAATTGTGGTTATTTAAATAACGGTCAGGCCGCTGATGCTCTCTGCTCAGACATAATGCCCTTCTTTTGTTACTCAG aaaccacaaaacaacaAATCGTAAGAATGAAGATCCAGTCCAGTCAGGATGTGAACAATCTGGCAGTAAAAGCAGCCATCTTAGAGCAG ATCGAGCATGAACTGAAGGATCATGGGATGTCAGAGAACATCACAGTGAAATGGAGAGAGCAACTAGATGGAGTAGTGTTTCACAAGCAGAAAGAGGGAAATAAGACCAGGAAATAA